Proteins encoded together in one Bacteroides ovatus window:
- the pnuC gene encoding nicotinamide riboside transporter PnuC — MELNFLEIFGTIVGLVYLWLEYRASIYLWIAGIVMPAIYIFVYYKAGLYADFGINIYYLIAAIYGWFFWMWGHRKKKGQLTTADASTGDTPKDLPIVHTPGKCYLPLFLVFVVSFLGIAWILIAYTDSNVPWLDSFTTALSIVGMWMLARKYVEQWFAWIFVDIVCCGLYIYKDLYFTSALYGLYSIIAIFGYFKWKKLMSIQ; from the coding sequence ATGGAATTGAATTTTCTGGAAATATTCGGTACGATTGTCGGGCTAGTCTACCTTTGGTTAGAGTACCGGGCAAGTATCTACCTTTGGATAGCGGGTATTGTGATGCCTGCCATCTACATCTTCGTATATTACAAAGCCGGATTGTATGCTGACTTTGGCATCAATATCTACTACCTGATAGCTGCCATCTACGGCTGGTTCTTCTGGATGTGGGGACACAGGAAAAAGAAAGGTCAACTGACGACAGCAGATGCTTCAACCGGTGACACCCCTAAAGATCTTCCTATCGTACATACTCCGGGAAAATGTTACTTGCCTCTTTTTCTGGTATTCGTCGTTTCTTTCCTCGGTATTGCATGGATACTGATAGCATATACGGATAGCAATGTTCCCTGGCTAGATAGCTTTACTACCGCATTGAGCATTGTCGGTATGTGGATGCTGGCACGCAAATACGTCGAGCAATGGTTTGCCTGGATTTTTGTGGATATTGTCTGCTGCGGACTTTATATCTACAAAGACCTTTATTTTACTTCCGCTTTATACGGACTTTACTCCATTATAGCTATCTTTGGCTACTTTAAGTGGAAAAAATTAATGAGCATACAATGA
- a CDS encoding thiamine diphosphokinase, producing the protein MKYEHYTPEAVILANGEYPSHPLPLQMLENAEFVVCCDGAANEYILRGHTPDVIIGDGDSLSPEYKELFSPIVHQIADQETNDQTKAVHFLQKKGFRRIAIVGATGKREDHTLGNISLLIDYMKDGIEVRTITDYGMFIPAKDTQTFASHPGQQVSIFNFGAKGLQGEGLVYPLSDFTNWWQGTLNEATANEFTVHCTGEYLVFLASI; encoded by the coding sequence ATGAAATACGAACACTATACTCCCGAAGCCGTGATACTTGCCAATGGCGAATATCCCAGCCATCCTCTTCCCCTGCAAATGCTGGAAAATGCAGAATTTGTAGTTTGCTGTGACGGGGCTGCCAATGAATATATCCTGCGTGGGCATACCCCCGATGTAATTATCGGTGACGGGGATTCTCTTTCCCCGGAATATAAAGAACTTTTCTCCCCTATTGTACATCAGATAGCGGATCAAGAAACGAACGACCAAACCAAAGCCGTTCATTTCCTGCAAAAGAAAGGATTCCGGAGAATTGCCATCGTCGGAGCCACCGGCAAACGGGAAGATCATACGTTAGGAAACATCAGTCTGCTGATCGACTACATGAAAGATGGTATCGAGGTACGTACCATTACCGATTATGGTATGTTTATCCCCGCCAAAGACACGCAAACCTTCGCCTCTCATCCGGGGCAACAAGTTTCTATTTTCAATTTCGGAGCGAAAGGATTGCAAGGAGAGGGATTAGTTTATCCTCTTAGTGATTTTACTAATTGGTGGCAAGGAACGCTTAATGAAGCAACAGCAAATGAGTTTACTGTTCATTGTACGGGAGAATATTTAGTATTCTTAGCTTCTATATAA
- a CDS encoding asparaginase, whose translation MNPLNTSVLLIYTGGTIGMIENAATGALENFNFEQLQKYIPELQKFNFPIDTYQFDPPMDSSDMEPDMWRKLVRIIHDNYNRYHGFVILHGTDTMAYTASALSFMLEGLDKPVILTGSQLPIGVLRTDGKENLMTSIEIAIAQNKEGRALVPEVCIFFENHLMRGNRTTKMNAENFNAFRSFNYPVLAEAGIHIKYNNVQIHGNGEKRELKPHYLLDTNVVVLKLFPGIQENVIATILRIEGLKAVVLETYGSGNAPRKEWFIRRLCQASERGIVIVNVTQCSAGMVEMERYETGYQLLQVGVVSGYDSTTESAVTKLMFLLGHGYTPDEVRDRMNRSIAGEITL comes from the coding sequence ATGAACCCATTAAATACTTCCGTATTGTTAATATACACCGGTGGAACAATTGGTATGATTGAGAATGCCGCGACAGGTGCTCTGGAGAACTTTAACTTCGAGCAACTGCAAAAGTATATCCCCGAACTGCAAAAGTTCAATTTTCCAATTGACACCTATCAGTTTGATCCTCCGATGGATTCGTCGGACATGGAACCGGATATGTGGCGGAAGCTGGTACGCATTATTCATGACAACTACAATCGTTACCACGGCTTCGTCATCCTGCACGGAACGGACACGATGGCTTATACCGCTTCCGCACTAAGTTTTATGCTGGAAGGACTGGACAAACCTGTTATCCTCACAGGCTCACAGCTTCCCATCGGCGTACTCCGCACGGACGGAAAGGAAAATCTGATGACCAGTATCGAGATTGCCATTGCACAAAACAAGGAAGGAAGGGCACTGGTGCCCGAAGTATGCATCTTCTTTGAAAATCACCTGATGCGGGGAAACCGTACGACAAAGATGAATGCAGAAAACTTCAATGCATTCCGTTCTTTCAATTATCCGGTATTGGCGGAAGCGGGAATCCATATTAAATATAATAATGTACAAATTCACGGAAATGGTGAAAAGCGGGAATTGAAACCGCACTATTTGCTGGATACCAATGTAGTGGTACTGAAGCTCTTTCCGGGCATTCAGGAAAATGTAATTGCCACCATTCTGAGGATTGAAGGTTTAAAGGCGGTTGTGCTCGAAACATACGGTTCGGGGAATGCTCCCCGAAAGGAATGGTTTATACGCCGGCTCTGTCAGGCCAGTGAACGTGGAATTGTGATTGTCAACGTAACACAATGCAGCGCAGGAATGGTAGAAATGGAACGTTACGAAACGGGATACCAGTTGTTGCAGGTAGGCGTTGTCTCCGGATATGACAGTACAACGGAATCGGCAGTCACTAAATTAATGTTCTTACTGGGACATGGATATACTCCGGATGAGGTACGCGACCGGATGAACCGTTCGATAGCGGGAGAGATAACTCTGTAG
- the thrA gene encoding bifunctional aspartate kinase/homoserine dehydrogenase I, whose amino-acid sequence MKVMKFGGTSVGSVNSILSVKRIVESANEPVIVVVSALGGITDKLINTSKMAAVGDSAYEGEFREIVYRHVEMIKEVIPAGEKQVSLQRQIGELLNELKDIFQGIYLIKDLSPKTSDTIVSYGERLSSIIVTALIEGAKWFDSRTFIKTERKHSKHTLDTELTNKLVKEAFQSIPKVALVPGFISSDKTTGDVTNLGRGGSDYTAAIIAAALDAASLEIWTDVDGFMTADPRVISTAYTITELSYVEATELCNFGAKVVYPPTIYPVCHKNIPIIIKNTFNPDGVGTVIKQEVSNPQSKAIKGISSINDTSLITVQGLGMVGVIGVNYRIFKALAKNGISVFLVSQASSENSTSIGVRNADADLACEVLNEEFAKEIEMGEISPILAERNLATVAIVGENMKHTPGIAGKLFGTLGRNGINVIACAQGASETNISFVVDSKSLRKSLNVIHDSFFLSEYQVLNLFICGVGTVGGSLVEQIRCQQQKLMMENGLKLHVVGIIDAAKAMFSREGFDLANFREELLEKGKDSSLQTIRDEIIGMNIFNSVFVDCTASADIASLYKDFLQHNISVVAANKIAASSAYENYRELKTIARQRGVKYLFETNVGAGLPIINTINDLIHSGDKILKIEAVLSGTLNYIFNKISADIPFSRTIKMAQEERYSEPDPRIDLSGKDVIRKLVILAREAGYRLEQEDVEKNLFVPNDFFEGSLEDFWKRVPSLDADFEARRQVLEKENKHWRFVAKLENGKASVGLQEVGANHPFYGLEGSNNIILLTTERYKEYPMMIQGYGAGAGVTAAGVFADIMSIANV is encoded by the coding sequence ATGAAAGTAATGAAATTCGGCGGAACATCCGTAGGTTCCGTGAACAGCATTTTAAGCGTAAAGAGAATTGTAGAGTCGGCAAATGAGCCGGTAATTGTAGTTGTTTCCGCATTGGGAGGCATCACTGACAAATTGATAAATACATCGAAGATGGCGGCAGTGGGAGATTCAGCCTATGAGGGTGAGTTTCGCGAAATCGTTTACCGTCATGTGGAGATGATTAAGGAGGTGATTCCTGCCGGAGAAAAGCAAGTATCGTTGCAACGTCAGATTGGCGAGCTGCTGAACGAATTGAAGGATATCTTTCAGGGAATTTACCTGATTAAAGACCTTTCCCCGAAAACTTCGGATACAATCGTCAGCTATGGTGAACGCCTTTCATCGATCATCGTCACCGCACTGATTGAGGGAGCAAAATGGTTCGATTCGCGCACTTTTATCAAGACGGAAAGAAAGCATAGCAAGCACACGCTGGATACAGAATTGACTAATAAACTGGTGAAAGAGGCTTTCCAGTCTATTCCTAAAGTAGCGCTGGTGCCGGGATTCATCTCTTCGGATAAAACGACAGGGGATGTAACAAACCTCGGACGCGGTGGCTCGGACTATACGGCTGCCATTATTGCTGCGGCGCTGGATGCGGCAAGTCTGGAAATCTGGACGGACGTAGACGGATTTATGACGGCTGATCCGCGTGTCATTTCGACTGCTTATACGATTACGGAATTGAGTTACGTAGAAGCGACCGAACTTTGTAACTTCGGCGCAAAGGTGGTTTATCCGCCGACTATCTATCCCGTATGTCACAAGAATATTCCTATTATAATAAAGAATACATTCAACCCGGATGGAGTGGGAACGGTTATCAAACAAGAAGTTTCCAACCCGCAGAGCAAGGCTATCAAGGGGATTTCCTCCATCAACGACACAAGTCTGATTACTGTTCAGGGTCTTGGTATGGTAGGTGTGATCGGTGTAAACTACCGCATTTTTAAAGCATTGGCAAAGAATGGAATCAGCGTGTTCCTCGTCTCACAGGCTTCATCGGAAAACAGTACTTCTATCGGTGTGCGTAATGCCGATGCCGACCTGGCTTGTGAAGTGCTGAACGAGGAATTTGCGAAAGAGATAGAGATGGGCGAGATTTCTCCGATTCTGGCAGAAAGAAATCTGGCAACAGTGGCTATCGTAGGTGAGAATATGAAACATACACCGGGTATCGCAGGTAAACTTTTCGGTACACTGGGACGTAATGGTATCAACGTTATCGCTTGCGCACAGGGAGCTTCGGAAACTAATATCTCTTTTGTTGTCGATTCCAAATCCTTGCGTAAATCATTGAACGTAATCCACGACTCTTTCTTCCTCTCCGAATATCAGGTATTGAACCTCTTTATCTGTGGTGTCGGTACGGTAGGGGGTAGTCTGGTAGAACAGATTCGTTGCCAGCAACAAAAGCTGATGATGGAAAACGGACTGAAACTCCATGTAGTAGGCATCATTGATGCAGCCAAGGCAATGTTCAGCCGTGAAGGTTTCGACCTCGCCAACTTCCGTGAAGAACTGTTGGAAAAGGGTAAGGACAGCAGCTTGCAAACCATCCGCGACGAGATTATCGGAATGAATATCTTTAATTCTGTATTTGTAGACTGTACGGCCAGCGCTGACATCGCATCGCTTTACAAAGATTTCCTGCAACACAATATCTCTGTGGTAGCAGCCAATAAGATTGCGGCTTCTTCCGCTTATGAAAACTATCGTGAACTGAAAACGATTGCCCGCCAACGGGGTGTGAAGTATCTGTTCGAAACAAACGTAGGTGCAGGTCTTCCGATCATCAATACAATTAATGACCTGATTCATAGCGGTGACAAGATTCTGAAGATTGAAGCGGTGCTTTCCGGTACACTGAACTATATATTTAATAAAATCAGCGCCGATATTCCTTTCAGCCGTACCATCAAAATGGCACAGGAAGAACGCTACTCTGAACCGGACCCACGTATTGACTTGAGTGGAAAAGATGTGATCCGTAAACTGGTGATTCTGGCACGTGAAGCCGGATACCGTCTGGAACAGGAAGATGTTGAAAAGAACCTCTTTGTTCCGAATGACTTCTTCGAAGGTTCTCTGGAAGATTTCTGGAAACGTGTTCCAAGTCTCGACGCAGACTTTGAAGCCCGTCGCCAGGTATTGGAAAAAGAAAACAAGCACTGGCGTTTCGTCGCCAAACTGGAGAATGGAAAAGCCTCCGTCGGCCTGCAGGAAGTAGGAGCCAACCATCCGTTCTACGGCTTGGAAGGCAGCAACAATATTATCCTGCTCACTACGGAACGCTATAAAGAATATCCGATGATGATTCAAGGATACGGTGCCGGTGCCGGCGTAACGGCTGCCGGAGTATTTGCCGACATCATGAGCATCGCAAATGTTTAA
- a CDS encoding TonB-dependent receptor: MKRIVWMAVALLGAGITVHAQTSAKDSMRVVNLQEVQVVSTRATAKTPVAFTNIGKAELKKVNFGQDIPYLLSMTPSTLTTSDAGAGIGYTTLRVRGTDGTRINITVNGIPMNDAESHNLFWVNMPDFSSSVKDMQVQRGAGTSTNGAGAFGASVNMQTEGASMKPYAEFNGSYGSFNTHKETVKVGTGLLNNHWTFDARLSNIGTDGYIDRASVDLNSYYLQGGYFAENTSVKLIAFAGKEKTYHAWGYATKEQMEKFGRRYNPCGEMYTDANGKKYYYDDQTDNYLQKNYQLLFNHTFSTAWNLNVALHYTKGDGYYEEYKDGRYLIEYGLKSFTIDGTEVSKSDLVRQKKMDNKFGGGVFSLNYMANRLNASLGGGLNQYRGNNFGRVPWVKNYVGSLSPDHEYYRNKSKKTDGNIYLKANYDLTRGLSAYADLQYRHINYTIDGNNDKYDWSKNALRPLAVDKKFDFFNPKVGLNWNITSNHRVYASFSVAQKEPTRNNYTDGDPDSYPKAEKLLDYEAGYTFANQWLTAGANFYYMDYTDQLVLTGALNDIGEALTENVPDSYRMGIEIMLGIKPCKWFQWDINATWSKNRIQDFVESLPGYHYNDDGSSTSLPTIQIKHKDTHIAFSPDFLLNNRFSFNYKGFEAALQSQFVSKQYMTNAEVEELTLDKYFVSNLNLAYSFRPKKVLKEVTIGFTVYNLFNEKYENNGWASSDYTDTLENRGNYAGYAAQAGTNVMGHVSFRF, encoded by the coding sequence ATGAAAAGAATTGTATGGATGGCCGTCGCCTTATTGGGCGCAGGTATCACTGTTCATGCACAGACGAGTGCAAAGGATAGTATGAGAGTAGTAAACCTGCAAGAGGTGCAGGTAGTGTCCACACGTGCCACAGCCAAAACTCCCGTGGCATTCACCAATATAGGCAAAGCAGAACTCAAAAAGGTAAACTTCGGACAGGATATCCCCTATCTGCTAAGTATGACTCCTTCCACACTGACCACATCGGATGCAGGAGCTGGTATCGGCTATACGACACTTCGCGTACGTGGAACCGATGGCACACGAATCAACATCACGGTAAACGGCATACCGATGAACGATGCCGAAAGCCATAACCTGTTCTGGGTGAATATGCCCGACTTTTCTTCTTCCGTAAAAGATATGCAGGTGCAGCGCGGAGCAGGTACATCGACGAACGGAGCAGGTGCTTTCGGAGCCAGTGTCAATATGCAAACCGAAGGTGCATCTATGAAACCATACGCCGAATTCAATGGTTCATACGGTTCGTTCAACACGCACAAGGAAACAGTGAAAGTGGGAACCGGCCTACTCAATAACCACTGGACGTTTGACGCCCGCCTTTCCAATATCGGTACGGACGGATACATAGACCGTGCTTCGGTGGACTTGAACTCTTACTACCTGCAAGGAGGTTATTTTGCAGAAAACACATCTGTGAAGCTCATTGCATTTGCCGGAAAAGAAAAAACATATCATGCTTGGGGATACGCAACAAAAGAGCAAATGGAAAAATTCGGCAGACGCTACAATCCTTGCGGGGAAATGTACACTGATGCCAACGGCAAAAAATATTATTACGACGACCAAACAGATAATTATCTGCAAAAGAATTATCAGCTTCTCTTCAATCATACTTTCTCGACAGCCTGGAATCTGAACGTTGCCTTACATTATACCAAAGGTGACGGTTATTACGAAGAGTACAAAGACGGCAGATACCTGATAGAATATGGTTTAAAATCATTTACAATAGATGGAACCGAAGTATCTAAAAGCGATTTAGTCCGTCAAAAGAAGATGGACAACAAATTCGGCGGCGGCGTTTTTTCTCTCAATTACATGGCTAACAGGCTAAATGCGTCTCTGGGAGGTGGTTTGAATCAATACCGGGGCAATAACTTCGGAAGAGTTCCCTGGGTGAAAAACTACGTAGGTTCTCTATCTCCCGACCATGAATATTACCGCAACAAATCCAAGAAGACCGATGGAAATATTTATCTGAAAGCGAACTACGATCTTACTAGAGGACTAAGTGCTTATGCCGATCTCCAGTATCGCCACATCAACTATACCATCGACGGAAACAATGATAAATATGACTGGAGTAAAAATGCGCTGCGTCCACTGGCAGTAGATAAAAAGTTCGATTTCTTTAATCCGAAAGTAGGATTAAACTGGAACATCACTTCCAACCATCGTGTCTATGCCTCTTTCTCGGTTGCTCAAAAAGAGCCAACAAGAAACAATTATACGGATGGCGATCCGGACTCGTACCCCAAAGCAGAAAAGCTGCTCGACTATGAAGCGGGATATACCTTTGCCAACCAATGGCTGACAGCAGGTGCAAACTTCTACTACATGGACTATACCGACCAACTGGTTCTGACCGGAGCCTTAAACGATATAGGTGAAGCACTGACCGAAAACGTGCCGGACAGTTATCGCATGGGAATCGAAATCATGCTGGGAATCAAACCGTGCAAATGGTTTCAATGGGATATCAACGCTACATGGAGCAAAAACCGTATTCAGGATTTCGTAGAGAGCCTGCCGGGCTACCACTATAATGACGACGGTAGCTCTACTTCTCTCCCGACTATTCAGATAAAGCATAAAGACACTCACATTGCTTTCTCACCGGACTTCTTACTCAACAATCGTTTCTCATTCAATTATAAGGGATTCGAAGCTGCCCTGCAATCACAGTTCGTGAGCAAACAGTATATGACAAACGCAGAAGTTGAAGAACTGACTCTTGATAAGTATTTTGTCAGCAACCTCAATCTGGCGTACAGCTTCCGTCCCAAGAAAGTACTGAAAGAAGTCACCATAGGATTTACTGTATACAATCTGTTTAATGAAAAATATGAAAACAACGGCTGGGCATCAAGTGACTACACCGATACGCTGGAAAATCGGGGAAACTATGCCGGATATGCAGCTCAAGCAGGAACAAACGTTATGGGACATGTTTCTTTCCGCTTTTAA
- the radA gene encoding DNA repair protein RadA, producing the protein MAKEKTVYVCSNCGQDSPKWVGKCPSCGEWNTYVEEIVRKEPTNRRPVSGIETQKPKPLALSDIEADDEPRINMHDDELNRVLGGGLIQGSLVLIGGEPGIGKSTLVMQTVLHMPEKKILYVSGEESARQLKLRADRLSDTSSDCLIVCETSLEQIYVHIKNTNPDLVIIDSIQTISTESIESSPGSIAQVRECSASILRFAKETHTPVLLIGHINKEGSIAGPKVLEHIVDTVLQFEGDQHYMYRILRSIKNRFGSTAELGIYEMRQDGLRQVSNPSELLLSQDHEGMSGVAIASAIEGIRPFLIETQALVSSAVYGNPQRSATGFDLRRMNMLLAVLEKRVGFKLAQKDVFLNIAGGLKVNDPAIDLPVISAILSSNMDAAIEPEVCMAGEIGLSGEIRPVNRIEQRIGEAEKLGFKRFLLPKYNLQGIDTQKLKIELVPVRKVEEAFRALFG; encoded by the coding sequence ATGGCAAAAGAGAAAACCGTATATGTATGCAGTAATTGCGGACAGGATTCACCGAAATGGGTGGGTAAATGTCCGTCGTGTGGAGAATGGAATACGTATGTTGAAGAAATCGTACGGAAAGAACCCACTAACCGCCGTCCGGTGTCGGGCATTGAAACACAGAAGCCCAAGCCACTGGCACTTAGCGATATAGAGGCAGACGACGAGCCACGCATCAATATGCACGATGATGAACTGAATCGTGTATTGGGAGGCGGACTTATACAGGGTTCTCTTGTCCTGATAGGCGGCGAGCCGGGAATCGGTAAATCGACGCTCGTCATGCAGACCGTACTGCACATGCCGGAAAAGAAGATTCTTTATGTATCCGGTGAAGAGAGTGCACGACAGCTGAAACTTCGTGCCGACCGTCTCTCTGACACTTCCAGCGATTGCCTGATCGTTTGCGAGACTTCACTCGAACAGATTTATGTGCATATCAAGAATACGAATCCCGATTTAGTGATTATCGACTCTATACAGACTATTTCCACCGAAAGTATCGAATCGTCTCCCGGAAGTATAGCGCAAGTCAGAGAGTGTTCGGCGTCTATTCTTCGTTTTGCGAAAGAAACACATACGCCTGTATTGCTGATCGGACATATTAATAAGGAAGGAAGTATTGCAGGACCTAAAGTGCTGGAACATATCGTAGATACTGTTCTTCAATTTGAGGGCGACCAACATTATATGTATCGTATTCTACGCAGTATCAAGAATCGTTTCGGTAGTACGGCAGAATTAGGTATTTATGAAATGCGTCAGGACGGGTTGCGCCAAGTGAGTAATCCTTCCGAACTTTTGCTAAGTCAGGATCATGAAGGGATGAGCGGGGTAGCCATTGCCTCCGCCATTGAGGGGATTCGCCCATTTTTGATTGAGACACAGGCTTTGGTAAGCTCTGCAGTCTACGGAAATCCGCAACGTTCGGCAACCGGTTTCGATTTGAGAAGAATGAATATGCTGCTGGCTGTTCTCGAAAAGCGGGTGGGATTTAAGTTGGCACAGAAAGATGTGTTCCTGAATATTGCCGGAGGATTGAAAGTGAATGATCCGGCTATCGATCTGCCGGTTATCAGTGCAATCCTTTCTTCCAATATGGATGCAGCCATTGAGCCGGAAGTTTGCATGGCGGGAGAAATCGGATTGTCGGGAGAGATACGTCCTGTGAATCGAATAGAACAACGTATCGGTGAAGCCGAGAAATTGGGTTTTAAACGGTTCTTGTTGCCAAAATATAATCTGCAAGGGATCGATACCCAAAAACTGAAGATAGAATTAGTACCGGTGAGAAAAGTAGAAGAGGCGTTCAGGGCTTTATTCGGATAA
- the thrC gene encoding threonine synthase, which produces MKYYSTNKQAPVASLQEAVVKGLAADKGLFMPMSIKPLPQDFYDTIDSLSFQEIAYRVADAFFGEDIPADTLKQIVYDTLSFDVPLVKVADNIYSLELFHGPTLAFKDVGGRFMARLLGYFIKKEGQKNVNVLVATSGDTGSAVANGFLGVEGIHVYVLYPKGKVSEIQEKQFTTLGQNITALEVDGTFDDCQALVKSAFMDKELNEHLSLTSANSINVARFLPQAFYYFYAYAQLKRAGKADNAVICVPSGNFGNITAGLFGKKMGLPVKRFIAANNRNDIFYQYLQTGKYNSRPSIATIANAMDVGDPSNFARVLDLYSGSHADISAEISGTTYTDEQIRETVKETWKEHHYLLDPHGACGYRALVEGLKEGETGVFLETAHPAKFLETVESIIGEAVEIPAKLQEFMKGEKKSLQMTKDFADFKKYLLTL; this is translated from the coding sequence ATGAAATATTATAGTACGAATAAACAAGCACCTGTTGCCTCACTGCAAGAAGCGGTGGTAAAAGGGCTTGCTGCCGACAAAGGGCTGTTTATGCCTATGTCTATCAAACCTCTTCCACAGGACTTTTACGATACGATTGATAGTTTATCCTTTCAGGAAATTGCTTATCGCGTAGCCGATGCTTTCTTCGGTGAGGATATTCCTGCCGATACGCTGAAACAGATTGTATATGATACATTAAGTTTCGATGTACCTTTGGTTAAGGTGGCAGATAACATCTATTCACTTGAACTTTTCCACGGACCGACGTTAGCATTTAAAGATGTAGGCGGTCGTTTCATGGCGCGCCTTTTGGGATACTTCATTAAAAAAGAAGGACAAAAGAATGTCAATGTATTGGTAGCTACTTCCGGTGATACGGGAAGTGCTGTTGCCAACGGCTTTCTGGGTGTGGAAGGTATTCATGTGTATGTGCTTTATCCGAAAGGAAAAGTGAGCGAAATACAGGAGAAGCAATTCACTACGCTCGGACAGAATATTACTGCGCTTGAAGTGGACGGAACATTTGATGATTGTCAGGCATTGGTGAAATCTGCTTTCATGGATAAAGAATTGAATGAACACCTTTCGTTGACTTCTGCCAACTCCATCAATGTAGCCCGTTTCTTGCCGCAGGCATTCTATTATTTCTATGCTTATGCACAATTGAAACGTGCCGGAAAAGCTGATAATGCTGTAATCTGTGTACCTAGTGGAAACTTCGGAAATATCACCGCCGGATTGTTTGGCAAGAAGATGGGTTTACCCGTGAAGCGTTTCATTGCTGCTAATAACCGCAACGATATTTTCTATCAATATCTGCAGACAGGTAAATATAATTCCCGTCCGTCTATCGCAACGATTGCTAATGCTATGGACGTAGGCGATCCGAGTAACTTTGCCCGCGTACTCGATTTATATAGTGGTTCACATGCTGATATCTCTGCCGAGATTTCAGGAACAACTTATACCGATGAGCAAATCCGCGAAACGGTGAAGGAAACCTGGAAAGAACATCATTATCTCCTTGATCCTCATGGTGCTTGTGGATATCGTGCGTTGGTAGAAGGCTTGAAAGAGGGAGAAACAGGTGTATTCCTTGAAACGGCTCATCCTGCCAAGTTCCTCGAAACAGTGGAAAGCATTATTGGAGAAGCGGTAGAAATCCCTGCCAAATTGCAGGAATTTATGAAAGGCGAGAAAAAAAGCCTTCAAATGACAAAAGACTTTGCGGACTTCAAGAAGTATTTGTTGACGCTTTAA
- a CDS encoding cofactor-independent phosphoglycerate mutase, whose amino-acid sequence MKHIIILGDGMADWPVKSLGDKTLLQYAKTPYMDKLARMGRNGRLITVAEGFHPGSEVANMSVLGYNLPKVYEGRGPLEAASIGVDLKPGEMAMRCNLICVEGDILKNHSSGHISTEEADVLIQYLQEKLGNDRVRFHTGVQYRHLLVIKGGNKELDCTPPHDVPLKPFRPLMVKPLVPEAQETADLINDLILKSQELLKDHPLNLKRMAEGKDPANSIWPWSPGYRPQMPTFSETFPQVKKGAVISAVDLINGIGYYADLRRIAVEGATGLYNTNYENKVTAALEALKTDDFVYLHIEASDEAGHEGDIDLKLLTIENLDKRAVGPIYEAVKDWDEPVAIAVLPDHPTPCELRTHTSDPIPFLIWYPGIESDEVQTYDEIAACNGSYGLLKEDEFIKEFMK is encoded by the coding sequence ATGAAACATATTATCATATTGGGAGACGGAATGGCCGATTGGCCAGTGAAGTCATTAGGGGACAAGACGCTCCTGCAATATGCAAAGACGCCTTATATGGATAAGCTAGCTCGCATGGGACGTAACGGCCGCCTGATTACTGTGGCGGAAGGTTTCCATCCGGGTAGTGAAGTTGCCAATATGTCCGTGTTGGGATATAATTTGCCAAAGGTATATGAAGGTCGCGGACCGCTGGAAGCTGCCAGTATTGGTGTGGATCTGAAACCGGGCGAGATGGCAATGCGCTGTAATTTGATTTGTGTGGAAGGAGATATTCTGAAGAATCACTCCTCCGGACATATATCTACGGAAGAAGCAGATGTATTGATTCAATATTTGCAAGAAAAACTGGGCAATGACCGCGTACGCTTTCATACAGGAGTTCAGTACCGCCATCTATTGGTTATCAAGGGAGGTAATAAAGAACTGGATTGTACACCTCCGCATGATGTACCTTTGAAACCTTTCCGTCCATTGATGGTGAAACCATTGGTTCCGGAAGCGCAAGAAACGGCAGATCTGATTAACGACCTGATTCTGAAATCACAGGAATTGCTGAAAGATCATCCATTGAATCTGAAACGTATGGCAGAAGGTAAAGATCCTGCGAACAGTATTTGGCCCTGGAGTCCCGGTTACCGTCCGCAGATGCCTACTTTCTCCGAGACTTTCCCACAGGTAAAGAAAGGAGCAGTCATCTCGGCTGTCGATCTGATAAACGGAATCGGTTATTATGCTGATTTACGTCGCATCGCAGTAGAGGGAGCGACCGGACTTTATAATACGAACTATGAAAACAAAGTGACCGCTGCCTTGGAAGCATTGAAGACGGATGATTTTGTTTATCTGCATATCGAAGCCAGTGATGAGGCCGGACACGAAGGAGACATCGACTTGAAACTTCTCACTATCGAGAATCTTGATAAACGTGCCGTAGGTCCTATTTATGAAGCAGTGAAAGATTGGGACGAACCGGTAGCCATTGCTGTATTGCCCGATCATCCTACTCCCTGTGAGCTTCGGACTCATACATCTGATCCCATTCCGTTTCTTATCTGGTATCCGGGTATCGAGTCGGACGAAGTGCAGACGTATGATGAAATAGCCGCTTGCAACGGTAGTTACGGACTTCTGAAAGAAGACGAGTTTATAAAAGAATTCATGAAATAA